One segment of Belonocnema kinseyi isolate 2016_QV_RU_SX_M_011 chromosome 7, B_treatae_v1, whole genome shotgun sequence DNA contains the following:
- the LOC117176681 gene encoding tigger transposable element-derived protein 6-like, with protein sequence MGTKRKKTIELTIEMKKKVLDLIDKGDSQRKSAEAFSIANSTVGNISKNRSEILRAWNENCCNIPVSGPMLQSKAKEIAEKLGKEKLLDSLRRISSSGFRSGKLAKERLTVLACCSSTREKLKPLDIGNAEHPRVFKANGVDPKNPPIIWRSNKKAWKTGNLFEEWLTDLNQQMKKSNRKILLLVDNATSHNGTKILSRVTVKFLSPSLTSEVQPLDQGVIPETISKCFQRSGFKERTEGIDEDKDVGLAEVINSFSPEIQNDVLSVAEIDNADAELILHEEIPTSHKPQLMDSLFKV encoded by the exons ATGGGTACAAAACGAAAAAAGACCATTGAGTTGACTattgaaatgaagaaaaaagttttggaTTTAATCGATAAAGGTGATAGTCAGCGGAAAAGCGCTGAAGCTTTTTCTATTGCGAATTCAACTGTTGGGAACATTAGTAAAAACAGGAGCGAGATTCTCAGAGCCTGGAATGAAAACTGCTGCa ATATTCCAGTCAGTGGACCTATGCTTCAGTCAAAAGCTAAAGAAATAGCAGAAAAGCTTGGTAAAGAAAAACTTTTGGATTCTCTGCGGCGAATCAGCAGCAGCGGATTTAGAA GTGGAAAGCTTGCAAAAGAAAGGTTAACTGTACTTGCCTGCTGCAGTTCTACTAGAGAAAAATTAAAGCCATTGGACATCGGAAATGCTGAACATCCTCGTGTATTCAAGGCAAATGGAGTCGATCCAAAAAATCCTCCCATTATTTGGCGTTCCAATAAGAAGGCATGGAAGActggaaatttgtttgaagagtGGCTCACCGATTTGAATCAACAAATGAAAAAGTCGAACCGGAAAATCCTATTACTTGTTGATAATGCCACTAGTCACAATGGTACAAAAATATTGAGCCGTGTAACTGTGAAATTTCTTTCACCTAGTCTAACATCGGAAGTTCAACCGCTGGATCAAGGAGTAATACCAGAAACAATTAGCAAATGCTTTCAACGCTCAGGTTTCAAAGAAAGAACAGAGGGAATTGATGAAGACAAAGATGTAGGCTTAGCTGAGGTGATAAATTCTTTTTCAcctgaaattcaaaatgacgTACTCTCAGTTGCTGAGATTGATAACGCTGATGCTGAGTTGATTCTTCATGAAGAAATACCTACAAGTCACAAGCCTCAGCTAATGGATAGTTTGTTTAAGGTGTAA